A stretch of the Opisthocomus hoazin isolate bOpiHoa1 chromosome 2, bOpiHoa1.hap1, whole genome shotgun sequence genome encodes the following:
- the TMEM63B gene encoding mechanosensitive cation channel TMEM63B isoform X1 — protein sequence MLPYVIATLGSAGAACKASTCNNSTKDYCYSARIRSTVLQGLPFGGVPTVLALDFMCFLALLFVFSILRKVAWDYGRLALVTDADRRRRWQTEREEREYVASALHSDNHDRYERLTSVSSSVDFDQRDNGFCSWLTAIFRIKDDEIRDKCGGDAVHYLSFQRHIIGLLVAVGVLSVGIVLPVNFSGDLLENNAYSFGRTTIANLNSGNNLLWLHTSFAFLYLLLTVYSMRRHTSKMRYKEDDLVKRTLFINGISKYAEPEKIKKHFEEAYANCTVLEARPCYDVARLMFLDAERKKAERGRIYFTNLQSKENTPSMINPKPCGHLCCCVIRGCEEVEAIEYYTKLEEKLKDDYKREKEKVNEKPLGMAFVTFHNETITAIILKDFNACKCQGCACHGEPRASSCSESLHVSNWTVSYAPDPQNIYWEHLSIRGFIWWIRCLVINVVLFILLFFLTTPAIIITTMDKFNVTKPVEYLNNPIITQFFPTLLLWCFSALLPTIVYYSAFFEAHWTRSGENRTTMHKCYTFLIFMVLLLPSLGLSSLDVFFRWLFDKKFLAEAAVRFECVFLPDNGAFFVNYVIASAFIGNAMDLLRIPGLLMYMIRLCLARSAAERRNVKRHQAYEFQFGAAYAWMMCVFTVVMTYSITCPIIVPFGLMYMLLKHLVDRYNLYYAYLPAKLDKKIHSGAVNQVVAAPILCLFWLLFFSTMRTGFLAPTSMFTFVVLVITIVICLCHVCFGHFKYLSAHNYKIDHTEVDTIENRQNGRPASSLSAPKSAKYIAQVLQDSSPEGDATESEEQGSQDEELINADGMNDTDFQSCEDSLIENEIHQ from the exons ATGCTTCCCTACGTGATCGCCACGCTGGGCTCAGCAGGGGCCGCCTGCAAAGCCTCCACATGCAACAACAGCACCAAGGACTACTGCTACAGCGCCCGCATCCGCAGCACTGTGCTGCAGGGGCTGCCcttcggcggggtgcccaccgtGCTAGCCCTCGATTTTATGTGCTTTCTC GCACTGTTGTTTGTCTTTTCAATTTTGCGTAAAGTTGCTTGGGACTATGGACGCCTGGCCCTGGTGACCGATGCTGACAG GCGCCGACGCTGGCAGACGGAGCGAGAGGAGCGGGAATA CGTAGCCTCCGCCCTGCACTCTGACAACCATGACCGCTATGAGCGCCTCACCTCTGTCTCCAGCTCTGTGGACTTCGACCAGAGGGACAAC GGTTTTTGCtcctggctgacagccatcttcAGGATAAA GGACGACGAGATCCGGGACAAATGCGGGGGTGATGCAGTGCACTACCTGTCCTTCCAGAGGCACATCATTGGGCTGCTGGTGGCCGTGGGTGTGCTCTCCGTGGGCATCGTGTTACCTGTCAACTTCTCAGGGGACCTGCTAG AAAACAACGCCTACAGCTTTGGGAGGACAACTATTGCTAACCTGAATTCTGG GAATAACCTGCTGTGGCTGCACACGTCTTTTGCTTTCCTGTACCTGCTGCTGACGGTGTACAGCATGCGCCGGCACACCTCCAAGATGcgctacaaagaggatgacttg GTTAAGCGAACTCTCTTCATCAATGGGATCTCAAAATATGCTGAGCCAGAGAAGATCAAGAAGCATTTTGA GGAGGCCTACGCCAACTGCACGGTCTTGGAGGCCCGTCCCTGCTATGATGTGGCCCGGCTGATGTTCCTGGATGCAGAGAG GAAGAAAGCTGAGCGTGGGCGAATCTACTTCACCAACCTGCAGAGCAAGGAGAACACCCCATCCATGATCAACCCCAAGCCCTGTGGCCACCTGTGCTGCTGTGTCATCAGGGGCTGTGAGGAG GTGGAGGCCATCGAGTACTATACCAAGCTGGAGGAGAAGCTCAAAGATGACTATAAGcgggagaaggagaaggtgaatgAAAAGCCTCTGGGGATGGCATTTGTCACCTTCCACAATGAGACCATCACAGCCAT aaTCCTCAAAGATTTCAACGCTTGTAAGTGCCAGGGCTGTGCATGCCATGGGGAGCCCAGGGCCTCCTCCTGCAGCGAGTCCCTCCACGTCTCCAACTGGACCGTCAGCTACGCCCCTGACCCACAGAACATCTACtg GGAACACCTCTCCATCCGGGGCTTCATCTGGTGGATCCGCTGCCTCGTGATCAACGTggtcctcttcatcctcctcttcttcctcaccacCCCTGCTATCATCATCACCACTATGGACAAGTTTAATGTCACCAAGCCTGTGGAGTACCTCAAT AACCCCATCATCACCCAGTTCTTCCCCACCCTGCTGCTGTGgtgcttctctgctctgctgcccaccATCGTGTATTACTCTGCCTTCTTCGAAGCGCACTGGACCAG GTCTGGAGAGAACAGGACGACCATGCACAAGTGTTACACCTTCCTCATCTTCATGGTCTTGCTGCTGCCATCGCTGGGCCTGAGCAG CTTGGATGTGTTTTTCCGCTGGTTGTTTGACAAAAAATTCCTCGCCGAAGCCGCCGTGCGATTTGA GTGTGTGTTCCTGCCGGACAACGGGGCCTTCTTTGTCAACTATGTCATCGCCTCTGCCTTCATCGGGAACGCCATGGACCTGCTGCGCATCCCGGGTTTGCTCATGTACATGATACGCCTCTGCCTGGCCCGCTCGGCCGCCGAGCGGAGGAACGTCAAACGA CACCAGGCCTACGAGTTCCAGTTCGGCGCTGCTTACGCCTGGATGATGTGCGTCTTCACTGTGGTCATGACATACAGCATCACCTGCCCCATCATCGTCCCCTTCG GGCTCATGTACATGCTGCTGAAGCACCTGGTGGACCGATACAACCTCTATTATGCTTACCTGCCTGCCAAGCTGGACAAGAAGATCCATTCAGGGGCGGTGAACCAGGTGGTGGCAGCCCCCATCCTCTGCCTCTTCTGGCTTCTCTTCTTCTCCACCATGCGCACAG ggTTCCTGGCCCCCACTTCAATGTTCACGTTCGTGGTCCTCGTGATCACCATTGTGATCTGCCTGTGTCACGTCTGCTTCGGGCACTTCAAATACCTCAGCGCTCACAACTACAAG ATTGACCACACAGAGGTGGACACCATAGAAAACAGGCAGAACGGGAGACCTGCCAGCAGCCTGTCAGCTCCGAAATCCGCT AAGTACATCGCCCAAGTGCTGCAGGACTCCTCGCCGGAGGGCGACGCGACGGAGTCGGAGGAGCAGGGGTCGCAGGACGAGGAGCTCATCAACGCGGATGGCATGAACGACACGGATTTCCAGTCGTGTGAGGACAGCCTGATAGAGAACGAGATCCACCAGTAG
- the TMEM63B gene encoding mechanosensitive cation channel TMEM63B isoform X2, translated as MLPYVIATLGSAGAACKASTCNNSTKDYCYSARIRSTVLQGLPFGGVPTVLALDFMCFLALLFVFSILRKVAWDYGRLALVTDADSVASALHSDNHDRYERLTSVSSSVDFDQRDNGFCSWLTAIFRIKDDEIRDKCGGDAVHYLSFQRHIIGLLVAVGVLSVGIVLPVNFSGDLLENNAYSFGRTTIANLNSGNNLLWLHTSFAFLYLLLTVYSMRRHTSKMRYKEDDLVKRTLFINGISKYAEPEKIKKHFEEAYANCTVLEARPCYDVARLMFLDAERKKAERGRIYFTNLQSKENTPSMINPKPCGHLCCCVIRGCEEVEAIEYYTKLEEKLKDDYKREKEKVNEKPLGMAFVTFHNETITAIILKDFNACKCQGCACHGEPRASSCSESLHVSNWTVSYAPDPQNIYWEHLSIRGFIWWIRCLVINVVLFILLFFLTTPAIIITTMDKFNVTKPVEYLNNPIITQFFPTLLLWCFSALLPTIVYYSAFFEAHWTRSGENRTTMHKCYTFLIFMVLLLPSLGLSSLDVFFRWLFDKKFLAEAAVRFECVFLPDNGAFFVNYVIASAFIGNAMDLLRIPGLLMYMIRLCLARSAAERRNVKRHQAYEFQFGAAYAWMMCVFTVVMTYSITCPIIVPFGLMYMLLKHLVDRYNLYYAYLPAKLDKKIHSGAVNQVVAAPILCLFWLLFFSTMRTGFLAPTSMFTFVVLVITIVICLCHVCFGHFKYLSAHNYKIDHTEVDTIENRQNGRPASSLSAPKSAKYIAQVLQDSSPEGDATESEEQGSQDEELINADGMNDTDFQSCEDSLIENEIHQ; from the exons ATGCTTCCCTACGTGATCGCCACGCTGGGCTCAGCAGGGGCCGCCTGCAAAGCCTCCACATGCAACAACAGCACCAAGGACTACTGCTACAGCGCCCGCATCCGCAGCACTGTGCTGCAGGGGCTGCCcttcggcggggtgcccaccgtGCTAGCCCTCGATTTTATGTGCTTTCTC GCACTGTTGTTTGTCTTTTCAATTTTGCGTAAAGTTGCTTGGGACTATGGACGCCTGGCCCTGGTGACCGATGCTGACAG CGTAGCCTCCGCCCTGCACTCTGACAACCATGACCGCTATGAGCGCCTCACCTCTGTCTCCAGCTCTGTGGACTTCGACCAGAGGGACAAC GGTTTTTGCtcctggctgacagccatcttcAGGATAAA GGACGACGAGATCCGGGACAAATGCGGGGGTGATGCAGTGCACTACCTGTCCTTCCAGAGGCACATCATTGGGCTGCTGGTGGCCGTGGGTGTGCTCTCCGTGGGCATCGTGTTACCTGTCAACTTCTCAGGGGACCTGCTAG AAAACAACGCCTACAGCTTTGGGAGGACAACTATTGCTAACCTGAATTCTGG GAATAACCTGCTGTGGCTGCACACGTCTTTTGCTTTCCTGTACCTGCTGCTGACGGTGTACAGCATGCGCCGGCACACCTCCAAGATGcgctacaaagaggatgacttg GTTAAGCGAACTCTCTTCATCAATGGGATCTCAAAATATGCTGAGCCAGAGAAGATCAAGAAGCATTTTGA GGAGGCCTACGCCAACTGCACGGTCTTGGAGGCCCGTCCCTGCTATGATGTGGCCCGGCTGATGTTCCTGGATGCAGAGAG GAAGAAAGCTGAGCGTGGGCGAATCTACTTCACCAACCTGCAGAGCAAGGAGAACACCCCATCCATGATCAACCCCAAGCCCTGTGGCCACCTGTGCTGCTGTGTCATCAGGGGCTGTGAGGAG GTGGAGGCCATCGAGTACTATACCAAGCTGGAGGAGAAGCTCAAAGATGACTATAAGcgggagaaggagaaggtgaatgAAAAGCCTCTGGGGATGGCATTTGTCACCTTCCACAATGAGACCATCACAGCCAT aaTCCTCAAAGATTTCAACGCTTGTAAGTGCCAGGGCTGTGCATGCCATGGGGAGCCCAGGGCCTCCTCCTGCAGCGAGTCCCTCCACGTCTCCAACTGGACCGTCAGCTACGCCCCTGACCCACAGAACATCTACtg GGAACACCTCTCCATCCGGGGCTTCATCTGGTGGATCCGCTGCCTCGTGATCAACGTggtcctcttcatcctcctcttcttcctcaccacCCCTGCTATCATCATCACCACTATGGACAAGTTTAATGTCACCAAGCCTGTGGAGTACCTCAAT AACCCCATCATCACCCAGTTCTTCCCCACCCTGCTGCTGTGgtgcttctctgctctgctgcccaccATCGTGTATTACTCTGCCTTCTTCGAAGCGCACTGGACCAG GTCTGGAGAGAACAGGACGACCATGCACAAGTGTTACACCTTCCTCATCTTCATGGTCTTGCTGCTGCCATCGCTGGGCCTGAGCAG CTTGGATGTGTTTTTCCGCTGGTTGTTTGACAAAAAATTCCTCGCCGAAGCCGCCGTGCGATTTGA GTGTGTGTTCCTGCCGGACAACGGGGCCTTCTTTGTCAACTATGTCATCGCCTCTGCCTTCATCGGGAACGCCATGGACCTGCTGCGCATCCCGGGTTTGCTCATGTACATGATACGCCTCTGCCTGGCCCGCTCGGCCGCCGAGCGGAGGAACGTCAAACGA CACCAGGCCTACGAGTTCCAGTTCGGCGCTGCTTACGCCTGGATGATGTGCGTCTTCACTGTGGTCATGACATACAGCATCACCTGCCCCATCATCGTCCCCTTCG GGCTCATGTACATGCTGCTGAAGCACCTGGTGGACCGATACAACCTCTATTATGCTTACCTGCCTGCCAAGCTGGACAAGAAGATCCATTCAGGGGCGGTGAACCAGGTGGTGGCAGCCCCCATCCTCTGCCTCTTCTGGCTTCTCTTCTTCTCCACCATGCGCACAG ggTTCCTGGCCCCCACTTCAATGTTCACGTTCGTGGTCCTCGTGATCACCATTGTGATCTGCCTGTGTCACGTCTGCTTCGGGCACTTCAAATACCTCAGCGCTCACAACTACAAG ATTGACCACACAGAGGTGGACACCATAGAAAACAGGCAGAACGGGAGACCTGCCAGCAGCCTGTCAGCTCCGAAATCCGCT AAGTACATCGCCCAAGTGCTGCAGGACTCCTCGCCGGAGGGCGACGCGACGGAGTCGGAGGAGCAGGGGTCGCAGGACGAGGAGCTCATCAACGCGGATGGCATGAACGACACGGATTTCCAGTCGTGTGAGGACAGCCTGATAGAGAACGAGATCCACCAGTAG